The genomic segment AATGAGCAACGCAGCCATCAGCAAGATCGAAGTCAAAAACGTCTTCAAGATTTTCGGCAACCGCTCCAAGGATGCGCTGGCGATGATCGGTCAGGGCAAAACCAAGGATCAGGTGCTGGCCGAAACTGGCTGCGTGGTGGGTGTGAACGACTTGTCGTTGAGCATCGCCACCGGCGAGATTTTCGTGATCATGGGCCTGTCCGGCTCCGGCAAATCGACACTGGTGCGCCATTTCAACCGCCTGATCGACCCCACCAGCGGCGCGATCCTGGTTGACGGCGTGGACATCCTGCAATACGACATGCCGGCGCTGCGCGAATTTCGCCGGCACAAGATCAGCATGGTGTTCCAGAGCTTCGGCCTGCTGCCGCACAAGAGCGTGGTCGACAACGTCGCCTACGGCCTGAAAGTGCGCGGCGAGAGCAAGCAGATGTGCGCCGAACGTGCGCTGCACTGGATCAACACCGTGGGCCTGAAGGGCTACGAAAACAAATACCCGCATCAGCTCTCGGGTGGCATGCGTCAGCGCGTGGGCCTGGCCCGTGCGCTGGCGGCGGACACCGACATCATCCTGATGGACGAAGCGTTCAGTGCCCTCGATCCACTGATCCGCGCCGAGATGCAGGACCAGTTGCTGGAACTGCAGAAGACCCTGCACAAGACCATCGTTTTCATCACTCACGACCTCGATGAGGCAGTGCGCATTGGCAACCGCATTGCGATTCTCAAGGACGGGCGCTTGATCCAGGTGGGCACGCCGAGGGAGATCCTGCATTCGCCGGCCGATGAATATGTTGACCGGTTCGTGCAGCGGCGGGCTGCGGTGGTCTGAGGGAGTTGTGGTGGCTGGGCCGGCCCCTTCGCGAGCAGGTGTGTGGACACCGGAGATCCCCTGTGGGAGCGGGCTTGCCCGCGAAGGGGCCAGTGAAGTTGTATCAATATTCAAGCTGTACGCCTGACTTCATCGCAGGCAAGCCAGCTCCCATAGGTGTGTGGACACCGGAGATCCCTTGTGGGAGCGGGCTTGCCCGCGAAGGGGCCAGTGAAGTTGCATCAATATTCAAGCTGTACGCCTGACTTCATCGCAGGCAAGCCAGCTCCCACAGGTATGTGGACACCGGAGATCCCCTGTGGGAGCGGGCTTGCCCGCGAAGGGGCCGGCAAAGCTGCATCAATATTCAGGATTTACGGTTGAGGTCAAAGATGTCCCAGGCTGAAAAAATCGTTATCGCCGACGTCAAACTGCGTTGGCAGGATGTGGTCGCCGTCGCCCGTCACGGCGCGCAACTTGAGCTGTCGCAGCAGACCTGGGCACGGATCGACAATGCCCAGGCCATCGTCCAGCGCATCGTCGCCAGCGGTGAGCGCGCCTATGGCGTCAACACCGGCCTCGGCGCCTTGTGCAACGTCTCGCTCAAGGACGAACAACTCAGCCAGTTGTCACGCAACACGCTGCTCAGCCACGCGTGTGGCGTTGGCGCAGCGCTGAGTAACGAGCAGACCCG from the Pseudomonas sp. N3-W genome contains:
- a CDS encoding glycine betaine/L-proline ABC transporter ATP-binding protein; translation: MSNAAISKIEVKNVFKIFGNRSKDALAMIGQGKTKDQVLAETGCVVGVNDLSLSIATGEIFVIMGLSGSGKSTLVRHFNRLIDPTSGAILVDGVDILQYDMPALREFRRHKISMVFQSFGLLPHKSVVDNVAYGLKVRGESKQMCAERALHWINTVGLKGYENKYPHQLSGGMRQRVGLARALAADTDIILMDEAFSALDPLIRAEMQDQLLELQKTLHKTIVFITHDLDEAVRIGNRIAILKDGRLIQVGTPREILHSPADEYVDRFVQRRAAVV